In Amycolatopsis solani, a single window of DNA contains:
- a CDS encoding ABC transporter permease: MTGVLLRRLRDLVIILVIVGTMMFFVIRLIPGDPAQAILGPTARPADVAALRSSMGLDGSLWQQYLSWAGHVLRGDFGTSITYHQPVLDVVAAHIVPTLTLAVLSTVISFFLSVAITAWQAVSPRNPVARGLDRLSSLGMAMPDFWISLVLVLVFSVTLRWFPSSGYHDLLTDPVAAVPALVLPVTVLVIGQTALFVLTLRESVLGELPLAYLRTARVKGLPERRVLLEHVLPNALMPLITQLGSNFAMLVGGIVIIESIFVVPGLGHLLMGAVSTRDFPLIQGVTLFVAVLFVVVNLLVDLSYALLDPKVRVS; this comes from the coding sequence ATGACCGGGGTGCTGCTGCGCCGGCTGCGCGACCTGGTGATCATCCTGGTCATCGTCGGGACGATGATGTTCTTCGTCATCCGGCTGATCCCGGGCGACCCGGCGCAGGCCATCCTCGGCCCGACCGCGCGCCCGGCCGACGTCGCCGCGCTGCGGTCGAGCATGGGCCTGGACGGCTCGCTCTGGCAGCAGTACCTGAGCTGGGCCGGCCACGTGCTGCGCGGCGACTTCGGCACGTCGATCACCTACCACCAGCCGGTCCTCGACGTCGTCGCCGCGCACATCGTGCCGACGCTGACCCTGGCCGTGCTGTCCACGGTGATCAGCTTCTTCCTGTCGGTCGCGATCACGGCGTGGCAGGCGGTGTCGCCGCGCAACCCGGTGGCCCGCGGCCTCGACCGGCTGTCCTCACTCGGCATGGCGATGCCGGACTTCTGGATCTCGCTCGTGCTCGTGCTCGTGTTCTCGGTGACGCTGCGCTGGTTCCCCTCGAGTGGCTACCACGACCTGCTGACCGACCCGGTGGCCGCGGTGCCCGCGCTGGTGCTGCCGGTGACCGTGCTGGTCATCGGGCAGACGGCGCTGTTCGTGCTCACCCTGCGCGAGAGCGTGCTCGGCGAGCTGCCGCTGGCCTACCTGCGCACCGCGCGCGTCAAGGGCCTGCCCGAACGGCGGGTGCTGCTCGAGCACGTGCTGCCGAACGCGCTGATGCCGCTGATCACGCAGCTGGGCAGCAACTTCGCCATGCTGGTCGGCGGGATCGTCATCATCGAGTCGATCTTCGTCGTGCCGGGGCTCGGCCACCTGCTCATGGGTGCGGTGTCCACTCGGGACTTCCCGCTCATCCAGGGCGTGACGTTGTTCGTCGCGGTGCTGTTCGTCGTGGTCAACCTGCTGGTCGACCTGTCCTACGCGCTGCTCGACCCGAAGGTGCGTGTCTCATGA
- a CDS encoding ABC transporter permease, giving the protein MSLAVAEPASTVDTPPPRRAGRAFRRNRTLVVSSVLLGLIVLAVVVLPFFLPSVSATDPVHRLLPPSGAHPLGTDSFGRDVLARLVSGGRASLGLSALITLCAAFSGMVIGLVSGFFRAADAVLMRLMDAWMSFPAIILAMALAIALGASIWTELIALTVIFTPFTARVIRSRVLGIAGRQYIGAARVSGMSRGKILLVHVFPNVLPMALVQVVILAAAAMLVDGAMSFLGLGIAPPTPTWGNMIAEGRSYLVVAPWLVVVPGVTIMLCVLLLNLIGSALRVAVDARARTLGELQRLRRSS; this is encoded by the coding sequence ATGAGCCTGGCCGTCGCCGAACCCGCGTCCACTGTGGATACTCCCCCGCCGCGACGTGCGGGCCGGGCCTTCCGGCGCAATCGCACCTTGGTCGTCAGCTCGGTCCTGCTCGGCCTGATCGTGCTCGCCGTGGTCGTACTGCCGTTCTTCCTGCCGAGCGTCAGCGCGACCGACCCGGTGCACCGGCTGCTCCCGCCGTCGGGCGCGCACCCGCTCGGCACCGACTCCTTCGGCCGGGACGTCCTCGCCCGGCTGGTGTCCGGCGGCCGCGCCTCGCTGGGGCTGTCCGCGCTGATCACGCTGTGCGCCGCCTTCTCCGGCATGGTGATCGGCCTGGTCAGCGGCTTCTTCCGGGCCGCGGACGCGGTGCTGATGCGGCTGATGGACGCGTGGATGTCCTTCCCGGCCATCATCCTCGCGATGGCGCTGGCCATCGCGCTCGGTGCGAGCATCTGGACCGAGCTGATCGCGCTGACGGTGATCTTCACGCCGTTCACCGCCCGCGTCATCCGCAGCCGGGTGCTCGGCATCGCCGGGCGCCAGTACATCGGCGCCGCCCGCGTGTCCGGGATGAGCCGCGGCAAGATCCTGCTGGTGCACGTGTTCCCCAACGTGCTGCCGATGGCGCTGGTCCAGGTCGTCATCCTCGCCGCGGCCGCGATGCTGGTCGACGGCGCGATGAGCTTCCTCGGCCTCGGCATCGCCCCGCCCACCCCGACCTGGGGGAACATGATCGCCGAAGGCCGGTCGTACCTGGTGGTCGCGCCGTGGCTGGTCGTGGTGCCGGGCGTGACGATCATGCTTTGCGTGCTCCTGCTCAACCTCATCGGCTCCGCGCTGCGGGTCGCCGTCGACGCCCGGGCCCGCACGCTCGGCGAACTGCAGCGGCTGCGCCGTTCCTCCTGA
- a CDS encoding alpha/beta fold hydrolase, which translates to MTVTSLAVRRFAPEGPPAGPPVLLLHGFASDGHTDWVSTGWPAALVASGRPVLVPDLPGHGSSPAPADATPKAVTEELAIAAGDVSEVDVVGYSLGARLAWDLPALLPVRRLVLGGLSPHEPFGAVDVEAALAFAGGGRLPADPLTAAIARMITAPGRDPVALARCIEGLRREPFAPRVGTITVPTRFVAGRDDPVSQGIETLVPLVPGSDLLHVPGDHGGALRGAPFRTAALTFLDTP; encoded by the coding sequence TTGACCGTCACCTCTCTCGCCGTGCGCCGGTTCGCCCCCGAAGGCCCGCCCGCCGGCCCGCCGGTGCTGCTCCTGCACGGCTTCGCCTCCGACGGGCACACCGACTGGGTCAGCACCGGCTGGCCCGCGGCGCTCGTCGCCTCCGGGCGTCCGGTGCTGGTCCCCGACCTGCCCGGCCACGGCTCCAGCCCCGCCCCCGCCGACGCGACACCGAAAGCCGTGACCGAAGAACTGGCCATCGCGGCCGGCGACGTGTCCGAAGTGGACGTCGTCGGCTACTCCCTCGGCGCGCGGCTGGCGTGGGACCTGCCCGCGCTGCTGCCCGTCCGGCGGCTGGTGCTCGGCGGGCTCAGCCCGCACGAGCCGTTCGGTGCGGTCGACGTCGAGGCGGCGCTGGCGTTCGCCGGCGGCGGGCGGCTGCCCGCGGATCCGCTGACGGCGGCGATCGCCCGGATGATCACCGCACCCGGCCGCGACCCGGTGGCGCTCGCCCGCTGCATCGAGGGCCTTCGCCGGGAGCCGTTCGCGCCCCGCGTCGGCACCATCACCGTCCCGACCCGGTTCGTCGCCGGCCGGGACGACCCGGTCAGCCAGGGCATCGAGACCCTCGTGCCGCTGGTCCCGGGCAGCGACCTCCTGCACGTCCCGGGCGACCACGGCGGCGCGCTCCGCGGCGCCCCCTTCCGCACAGCCGCCCTCACCTTCCTCGACACCCCCTGA
- a CDS encoding aldo/keto reductase: MLGRSAFGLGSWNTWDRMDFGDAVRLLKTAVDAGVTLFDVAHYDFGPHAENSRTDILFGEAVRAAGIAREDYVLCGKLWLWDYPRSGFAGQLETSLGRIGTDRADLVVVGDYRERPDIPRVVTEVAEQVRAGRIGGWGVNNWLAADLDLALEFADREGLPGPEFAQLKYSIARRSMAEGEPYRKHFDAGRLALQASDVFEGGVLLGNSAPARKIGADVGGIRSSIVDAAAEVAAIAADFGATPAQLALAFCLAYEPVANVLFGVSRLPQLTDNLGALLLAREHGAEIRAALAHLRLDHDVNPDGSW, translated from the coding sequence GTGCTCGGAAGATCCGCCTTCGGTCTCGGCTCCTGGAACACCTGGGACCGGATGGACTTCGGCGATGCCGTCCGGCTGCTCAAGACCGCCGTCGACGCCGGCGTCACGTTGTTCGACGTCGCCCACTACGACTTCGGCCCGCACGCCGAGAACTCCCGCACCGACATCCTCTTCGGCGAGGCCGTGCGCGCGGCCGGGATCGCCCGCGAGGACTACGTGCTGTGCGGCAAGCTCTGGCTGTGGGACTACCCGCGCAGCGGCTTCGCCGGGCAGCTCGAGACTTCGCTGGGTCGGATCGGTACCGACCGCGCGGACCTCGTCGTGGTGGGGGACTACCGGGAGCGCCCGGACATCCCGCGGGTCGTCACCGAGGTCGCGGAGCAGGTGCGGGCCGGGCGCATCGGCGGCTGGGGCGTCAACAACTGGCTCGCGGCCGACCTGGACCTGGCACTGGAGTTCGCGGACCGGGAAGGCCTCCCGGGGCCGGAGTTCGCGCAGCTGAAGTACTCGATCGCCCGCCGCTCGATGGCCGAGGGCGAGCCGTACCGGAAGCACTTCGACGCCGGACGCCTGGCGCTGCAGGCCTCCGACGTCTTCGAAGGCGGTGTCCTGCTGGGCAATTCCGCACCGGCGCGGAAGATCGGTGCGGACGTCGGCGGCATCCGGTCGTCCATTGTGGACGCCGCGGCCGAAGTCGCGGCGATCGCGGCGGACTTCGGCGCCACCCCCGCCCAGCTGGCCCTCGCCTTCTGCCTCGCCTACGAACCGGTCGCGAACGTCCTGTTCGGAGTCAGCCGCCTTCCGCAACTGACCGACAACCTCGGTGCGCTCCTCCTGGCCCGCGAGCACGGCGCCGAGATCCGTGCGGCCCTCGCCCACCTCCGCCTCGACCACGACGTCAACCCCGACGGCTCCTGGTGA
- a CDS encoding SDR family NAD(P)-dependent oxidoreductase produces the protein MKTRVVVVTGGASGIGRGVAEAFLEAGDRVVVADADARAAHDVACEIGAEHVELDIADPASVDAAVSLVADRFGPVDVLVNNAGLAGGGGPLTGLPIEVLDRCLSVNFRGTFLMTRAFGARMVAAGTRGAIVNVSSIGARQPTPGLGHYEATKAAVDALTRSAALELAPHGIRVNAVAPGPVLTPMTAGFAADPAARAAWEARIPLGRIAAVDDVTPAVVFLASPAAGHITGVSLAVDGGQLLA, from the coding sequence ATGAAAACACGGGTTGTGGTGGTCACGGGCGGCGCGAGCGGAATCGGCCGGGGTGTCGCGGAAGCCTTCCTCGAGGCCGGCGACCGGGTCGTCGTCGCGGACGCCGACGCGCGTGCGGCGCACGACGTCGCCTGCGAGATCGGCGCGGAGCACGTCGAACTGGACATCGCGGACCCGGCGTCGGTCGACGCGGCGGTCTCGCTCGTCGCGGACCGGTTCGGCCCGGTGGACGTGCTCGTCAACAACGCGGGACTGGCCGGAGGGGGCGGTCCGCTGACCGGCTTGCCGATCGAGGTGCTCGACCGGTGCCTGAGCGTCAACTTCCGCGGTACGTTCCTGATGACCCGCGCGTTCGGCGCCCGGATGGTCGCCGCGGGCACGCGCGGCGCGATCGTCAACGTCTCGTCGATCGGCGCCCGCCAGCCGACACCCGGCCTCGGGCACTACGAAGCGACGAAGGCGGCCGTCGACGCGCTGACCCGGTCCGCGGCGCTGGAGCTGGCGCCGCACGGGATCCGGGTCAACGCCGTCGCGCCCGGGCCGGTGCTGACGCCGATGACGGCCGGGTTCGCCGCGGACCCCGCCGCCCGCGCGGCCTGGGAGGCCCGGATCCCGCTCGGCCGCATCGCCGCCGTCGACGACGTGACCCCCGCCGTGGTGTTCCTGGCTTCGCCCGCCGCCGGGCACATCACGGGCGTGAGCCTGGCGGTGGACGGCGGCCAGCTGCTGGCCTGA
- a CDS encoding amidohydrolase, with amino-acid sequence MEEKVQVREETMTAQRIHPADLVVHGGVVHTFGPAGTVAGGLAVSGGRVAAVGGDLTAHIGPDTEVLDLAGRTVLPGINDAHLHATWLGARWPHPLLGAPHEETPVVTAEDRRAAILRAGDVCTALGITSYTEPGLGPGETGCFSAEVLAEYAALHREGRLRARVTVLRLFGLLDGASSLPDFARGLATPVPAADPEWLAVPGVKIFADGIPPMRTAWTHHCYADGSHGRLLVDGPGDDERAANLAAMIASAHEAGLVVAVHATGERSIEAALDHLREGDHLVHGDLVTPAQLRRMAARGVGLTTQPAIATAMRPMVATALGDDVAAKAWPLREILDLGVRLTVSSDAPVVTPDWRVHLAAAGELLGARGVTPELTARLLRCYTTEAAVQDGSAAWKGFLAPGMAADFCVLAADPLGVAVADLPSVTVELTVTGGRIVHKG; translated from the coding sequence GTGGAAGAAAAAGTCCAGGTCCGGGAGGAAACCATGACGGCACAACGGATCCACCCGGCGGACCTGGTGGTCCACGGTGGCGTGGTGCACACCTTCGGCCCGGCCGGCACGGTCGCGGGCGGCCTCGCCGTCTCCGGCGGCCGCGTCGCCGCGGTGGGCGGCGACCTCACCGCCCACATCGGACCGGACACCGAGGTGCTCGACCTCGCCGGGCGCACGGTCCTGCCCGGCATCAACGACGCCCACCTGCACGCGACCTGGCTCGGCGCCCGGTGGCCGCACCCCCTGCTCGGCGCGCCGCACGAGGAAACCCCGGTGGTCACCGCCGAAGACCGCCGGGCGGCGATCCTGCGGGCCGGGGACGTCTGCACGGCGCTCGGCATCACCAGCTACACCGAGCCCGGGCTCGGTCCCGGCGAAACCGGCTGCTTCTCGGCGGAAGTCCTGGCCGAGTACGCGGCCCTGCACCGCGAGGGCCGCCTGCGGGCGCGGGTCACCGTGTTGCGCTTGTTCGGCCTCCTCGACGGCGCCAGCTCGCTGCCGGACTTCGCCCGCGGCCTCGCCACGCCGGTGCCGGCCGCCGACCCGGAGTGGCTGGCCGTCCCCGGCGTCAAGATCTTCGCCGACGGCATCCCGCCGATGCGCACCGCGTGGACCCACCACTGCTACGCCGACGGCTCCCACGGAAGACTGCTCGTCGACGGTCCCGGCGACGACGAGCGCGCGGCCAACCTGGCGGCGATGATCGCCTCGGCGCACGAAGCCGGCCTGGTCGTCGCGGTCCACGCGACGGGCGAACGCAGCATCGAAGCCGCCCTGGACCACTTGCGCGAGGGTGACCACCTCGTGCACGGCGACCTCGTCACCCCGGCGCAGCTGCGCCGGATGGCCGCCCGCGGCGTCGGGCTGACCACGCAGCCCGCGATCGCCACCGCGATGCGGCCGATGGTCGCCACCGCACTCGGCGACGACGTCGCCGCGAAGGCGTGGCCCCTGCGGGAAATCCTGGACCTCGGCGTGCGGCTGACGGTGAGCAGTGACGCACCGGTCGTCACACCCGACTGGCGCGTCCACCTCGCGGCGGCGGGGGAGCTGCTGGGCGCCCGGGGCGTCACGCCCGAACTGACCGCGCGGCTGCTCCGCTGCTACACCACCGAAGCCGCCGTGCAGGACGGATCCGCCGCCTGGAAGGGGTTCCTCGCGCCGGGGATGGCGGCCGACTTCTGTGTCCTGGCGGCCGACCCGCTGGGCGTGGCGGTGGCGGACCTGCCGTCGGTCACCGTCGAGCTGACCGTGACCGGCGGCCGGATCGTCCACAAGGGATAG
- a CDS encoding zinc-binding dehydrogenase has product MPTHTEAAVLTGHRAPLERRELPLPAEPEPGAALVRLTCTTLCGTDVHLWSGEMSLPGMLPMVLGHEMVGEVVATGPGTTDTLGREIQPGDRIGWSESTCGKCHGCTILREPVACERRGYGFLQRADRFPYATGGLARHCYVTPGAAKLLLPDDVEDTWAAMSGCAGKTVLRAVARSGGIRPNATVVVQGAGALGVFATAVARLCGAGVVITVGGPAARLAAAERFGATATVAVESTPDERVERVRELTGGRGADHVFDFAGGPTVGAEAVAFAAQRGTVAIVGSTGPAPSAVPLGTVMGKELTIAGSLNGDIADYHRSVEFFRAFAGRLPWHELFSAPVGLAGASAAVESMSRLGELKAVIDPRLP; this is encoded by the coding sequence CTGCCCACCCACACGGAGGCCGCCGTCCTCACCGGCCACCGCGCGCCCCTCGAACGGCGCGAACTCCCGCTCCCGGCGGAACCCGAACCCGGCGCCGCGCTCGTCCGGCTCACCTGCACGACGTTGTGCGGCACCGACGTCCACCTCTGGTCGGGGGAAATGAGCCTCCCCGGCATGCTGCCGATGGTGCTGGGTCACGAAATGGTCGGCGAAGTCGTCGCGACCGGCCCCGGCACCACCGACACCCTCGGCCGCGAGATCCAGCCCGGCGACCGCATCGGCTGGTCCGAGTCGACGTGCGGGAAGTGCCACGGCTGCACGATCCTGCGCGAACCGGTCGCCTGCGAGCGCCGCGGTTACGGTTTCCTCCAGCGCGCCGACCGGTTCCCGTACGCGACCGGCGGCCTGGCCCGCCACTGCTACGTCACGCCGGGCGCGGCGAAACTGCTGCTGCCCGACGACGTCGAGGACACCTGGGCGGCGATGTCCGGCTGCGCGGGCAAGACCGTGCTGCGCGCGGTCGCCCGCTCCGGCGGCATCCGTCCGAACGCAACGGTCGTGGTCCAGGGCGCGGGCGCGCTCGGCGTGTTCGCCACGGCGGTCGCGCGGCTCTGCGGGGCCGGGGTGGTCATCACCGTCGGCGGCCCCGCGGCCCGCTTGGCGGCGGCGGAACGGTTCGGCGCCACGGCCACCGTCGCGGTCGAGTCCACTCCGGACGAACGCGTCGAGCGGGTGCGCGAGCTGACCGGCGGCCGCGGCGCCGACCACGTCTTCGACTTCGCGGGCGGCCCGACGGTCGGCGCGGAGGCCGTCGCCTTCGCCGCCCAGCGCGGGACGGTCGCGATCGTCGGGTCGACCGGCCCGGCGCCGTCGGCCGTTCCGCTGGGCACGGTGATGGGCAAAGAACTCACCATCGCCGGCTCCCTCAACGGCGACATCGCCGACTACCACCGCTCGGTCGAGTTCTTCCGCGCCTTCGCCGGCCGGCTGCCGTGGCACGAGCTGTTCAGCGCGCCGGTCGGGCTGGCCGGCGCGTCCGCCGCCGTCGAGTCGATGTCCCGGCTCGGCGAGCTCAAAGCCGTCATCGATCCCCGGCTGCCCTAG